From the genome of Eublepharis macularius isolate TG4126 chromosome 12, MPM_Emac_v1.0, whole genome shotgun sequence, one region includes:
- the LOC129338960 gene encoding uncharacterized protein LOC129338960 isoform X1, with the protein MPGGRGGKSREAANPAAGSGAESVTERVLREAHSLYVHPGHGLVTIGARLGLTLLPPRRKVTVMVMGNHSAGKSSFINWYVEEHIQRTGVAIETQGFTFITSGRKRESLTGNATLHLYPHFQALQGFKGVPEYLSTEICTSKQKQFPLVTFLDTPGLVDGDMKYPFDVEAALIWFGEQGQLCDLILVFFDPMGQALCKRTLNIVENLNEGHGDKLRFYLSKADEAGAEGDRQRVLMQIVQELCKRPGLNKCGFDMPTVYIPSPSKPSRCVNQIEEICRTIEKTISQTVQHTLNSLERDCHLIDKATCNLLEEDREARNRNFHARFRGVLLGIAGCLIPFFLLITLLFGTTMARQLWTLILGKEQSQALELYVRPVASAWSLVPEDHTLTVFFGLLCFSILLLLLASYAFQTKPTLSKKQKRQLEDRQDYVLDVVLEKKRQLYEEYLRQSIGEQDLS; encoded by the exons ATGCCCGGGGGCAGAGGCGGGAAGTCCCGCGAGGCCGCGAACCCAGCTGCAGGGAGTGGGGCTGAGTCGGTAACTGAGCGGGTCTTGCGAGAGGCCCACTCGCTCTATGTACATCCGGGTCATG GGCTGGTGACCATTGGGGCACgactgggcctcaccctgctccCTCCACGCCGCAAAGTGACTGTCATGGTGATGGGGAACCACAGTGCTGGCAAGAGCAGCTTCATCAATTG GTATGTGGAGGAGCACATCCAGCGAACTGGGGTAGCTATTGAAACTCAAGGCTTCACTTTCATCACCAGTGGAAGGAAGCGAGAATCTCTCACG GGTAATGCTACGCTTCATCTGTATCCCCATTTCCAGGCCTTACAGGGCTTCAAAG GAGTACCAGAGTACCTGAGCACAGAGATCTGCACCTCAAAACAGAAGCAGTTCCCTCTGGTCACTTTCCTTGACACTCCAGGCTTGGTGGACGGTGATATGAAGTACCCTTTTGATGTTGAAGCAGCGCTTATCTGGTTTGGTGAGCAGG GTCAGCTCTGTGATCTCATCTTGGTCTTCTTTGATCCCATGGGACAGGCCCTGTGCAAGCGCACTCTCAACATTGTGGAGAATCTCAACGAAGGGCATGGAGACAAGCTGCGTTTCTACCTCAGCAAGGCTGATGAGGCGGGCGCTGAGGGGGACAGGCAG agggtTTTGATGCAAATTGTCCAGGAACTTTGCAAGCGCCCAGGCCTCAACAAGTGCGGATTCGACATGCCTACAGTCTACATCCCCAGCCCCAGTAAG CCAAGCCGCTGTGTCAATCAGATTGAGGAGATCTGCCGAACCATCGAGAAGACGATCAGTCAGACAGTACAGCACACACTCAATTCCCTTGAGCGGGATTGCCACCTCATTGACAAGGCTACGTGCAATCTGCTAGAGGAGGACAG GGAGGCCAGAAACAGAAACTTCCATGCTCGGTTTCGGGGAGTCCTGTTGGGCATAGCCGGCTGCCTGATACCTTTCTTTCTCCTAATCACTCTGCTTTTTGGTACAACAATGGCTCGCCAATTGTGGACTCTTATCTTGGGGAAGGAACAGAGCCAGGCACTGGAGCTATACGTG CGGCCGGTTGCCTCTGCTTGGAGCCTTGTCCCTGAAGACCACACCTTAACTGTATTCTTTGGCCTTCTTTGTTTCTccatcctcctcctgctcctggcCAGCTATGCTTTCCA GACAAAGCCCACTTTATCAAAAAAACAGAAGCGGCAGCTAGAGGACCGGCAGGATTACGTGTtggatgtggtgctggagaaaaaG AGGCAGCTCTATGAGGAATACCTACGCCAAAGCATCGGCGAACAGGATCTGAGCTGA
- the LOC129338960 gene encoding uncharacterized protein LOC129338960 isoform X2 produces the protein MPGGRGGKSREAANPAAGSGAESVTERVLREAHSLYVHPGHGLVTIGARLGLTLLPPRRKVTVMVMGNHSAGKSSFINWYVEEHIQRTGVAIETQGFTFITSGRKRESLTGNATLHLYPHFQALQGFKGVPEYLSTEICTSKQKQFPLVTFLDTPGLVDGDMKYPFDVEAALIWFGQLCDLILVFFDPMGQALCKRTLNIVENLNEGHGDKLRFYLSKADEAGAEGDRQRVLMQIVQELCKRPGLNKCGFDMPTVYIPSPSKPSRCVNQIEEICRTIEKTISQTVQHTLNSLERDCHLIDKATCNLLEEDREARNRNFHARFRGVLLGIAGCLIPFFLLITLLFGTTMARQLWTLILGKEQSQALELYVRPVASAWSLVPEDHTLTVFFGLLCFSILLLLLASYAFQTKPTLSKKQKRQLEDRQDYVLDVVLEKKRQLYEEYLRQSIGEQDLS, from the exons ATGCCCGGGGGCAGAGGCGGGAAGTCCCGCGAGGCCGCGAACCCAGCTGCAGGGAGTGGGGCTGAGTCGGTAACTGAGCGGGTCTTGCGAGAGGCCCACTCGCTCTATGTACATCCGGGTCATG GGCTGGTGACCATTGGGGCACgactgggcctcaccctgctccCTCCACGCCGCAAAGTGACTGTCATGGTGATGGGGAACCACAGTGCTGGCAAGAGCAGCTTCATCAATTG GTATGTGGAGGAGCACATCCAGCGAACTGGGGTAGCTATTGAAACTCAAGGCTTCACTTTCATCACCAGTGGAAGGAAGCGAGAATCTCTCACG GGTAATGCTACGCTTCATCTGTATCCCCATTTCCAGGCCTTACAGGGCTTCAAAG GAGTACCAGAGTACCTGAGCACAGAGATCTGCACCTCAAAACAGAAGCAGTTCCCTCTGGTCACTTTCCTTGACACTCCAGGCTTGGTGGACGGTGATATGAAGTACCCTTTTGATGTTGAAGCAGCGCTTATCTGGTTTG GTCAGCTCTGTGATCTCATCTTGGTCTTCTTTGATCCCATGGGACAGGCCCTGTGCAAGCGCACTCTCAACATTGTGGAGAATCTCAACGAAGGGCATGGAGACAAGCTGCGTTTCTACCTCAGCAAGGCTGATGAGGCGGGCGCTGAGGGGGACAGGCAG agggtTTTGATGCAAATTGTCCAGGAACTTTGCAAGCGCCCAGGCCTCAACAAGTGCGGATTCGACATGCCTACAGTCTACATCCCCAGCCCCAGTAAG CCAAGCCGCTGTGTCAATCAGATTGAGGAGATCTGCCGAACCATCGAGAAGACGATCAGTCAGACAGTACAGCACACACTCAATTCCCTTGAGCGGGATTGCCACCTCATTGACAAGGCTACGTGCAATCTGCTAGAGGAGGACAG GGAGGCCAGAAACAGAAACTTCCATGCTCGGTTTCGGGGAGTCCTGTTGGGCATAGCCGGCTGCCTGATACCTTTCTTTCTCCTAATCACTCTGCTTTTTGGTACAACAATGGCTCGCCAATTGTGGACTCTTATCTTGGGGAAGGAACAGAGCCAGGCACTGGAGCTATACGTG CGGCCGGTTGCCTCTGCTTGGAGCCTTGTCCCTGAAGACCACACCTTAACTGTATTCTTTGGCCTTCTTTGTTTCTccatcctcctcctgctcctggcCAGCTATGCTTTCCA GACAAAGCCCACTTTATCAAAAAAACAGAAGCGGCAGCTAGAGGACCGGCAGGATTACGTGTtggatgtggtgctggagaaaaaG AGGCAGCTCTATGAGGAATACCTACGCCAAAGCATCGGCGAACAGGATCTGAGCTGA